A stretch of Paenibacillus sp. URB8-2 DNA encodes these proteins:
- a CDS encoding LacI family DNA-binding transcriptional regulator translates to MNIKDIAKIAGVSVSTVSKIINNYSEISEETRSKVLQIMQETGYVPSNSAKTLATKTSNLIGVIFAGKLNVDFTHPFFVEVLNSFKKQMGLLGYDLVFFSNEKFQSGGNNDYLARCRHYHVDGCVVISGQELEPSISQLDNSDIPCIGVDMKLSGRSSGYIMSDNYKISSKVVEHFYLLGYRELGYIGSTQESDISNMRESGYRNTIESFGLPVNEKWFVNGGNFFEASGYEAMQRMIASGSLPRAIFAASDQLAIGAMRALKECSLSVPETVAVIGCDDIEASRFTTPQLSTIRQNKEKIGRLAALMLYDLINNQSETSSFVVEPELIIRESCGSKLKDPPYY, encoded by the coding sequence TTGAATATTAAAGATATTGCGAAAATTGCTGGTGTTTCTGTCTCTACAGTTTCTAAAATTATTAATAATTACAGCGAAATTTCGGAAGAAACCCGAAGCAAAGTGCTGCAGATTATGCAGGAGACAGGCTATGTTCCTTCGAACTCCGCGAAGACATTGGCCACGAAAACCTCAAATCTCATTGGCGTTATTTTTGCGGGCAAGCTTAACGTCGATTTCACTCATCCTTTTTTTGTCGAGGTTCTAAATTCATTTAAAAAACAGATGGGCCTTCTCGGCTACGATCTTGTCTTCTTCTCCAATGAAAAATTTCAGAGCGGCGGCAACAACGATTATCTGGCCCGCTGCCGTCATTACCATGTAGATGGCTGTGTGGTTATCTCCGGACAGGAATTGGAACCTTCCATAAGCCAATTGGACAACAGCGACATTCCGTGTATAGGCGTGGATATGAAACTATCCGGGCGCAGCTCCGGCTACATTATGTCCGACAATTATAAAATCTCCTCCAAAGTTGTCGAGCATTTCTATCTGCTTGGATATCGGGAGTTGGGCTACATCGGCAGCACGCAGGAATCGGACATTTCTAATATGCGTGAGAGCGGCTACCGAAATACGATTGAAAGCTTCGGTCTGCCTGTGAACGAAAAGTGGTTTGTTAACGGGGGGAACTTCTTCGAAGCGAGCGGCTACGAGGCCATGCAGCGTATGATTGCGTCAGGAAGCTTACCAAGGGCCATATTCGCCGCCTCAGACCAGCTGGCCATAGGAGCCATGCGGGCGCTCAAGGAATGCTCGCTGTCGGTCCCTGAGACTGTAGCCGTGATTGGGTGCGACGATATTGAGGCTTCCCGCTTCACGACACCCCAGCTAAGCACCATTCGGCAGAACAAAGAGAAAATCGGAAGGCTGGCGGCGCTTATGCTGTACGATCTCATCAATAACCAGTCCGAGACGAGCTCCTTTGTGGTCGAGCCGGAACTCATCATAAGGGAGTCCTGCGGTAGCAAGCTGAAAGACCCACCCTATTATTAA
- the aroF gene encoding 3-deoxy-7-phosphoheptulonate synthase — MIVITSNQTPEEQINDIIAVIEKEGLQAHLSKGADRTVIGLVGSVTPKLAEHLRQMKGVENVVKISKSYKLASRDFHPDDTVIEVKGVKIGGEHLAIMGGPCAVESPEQIDEIAKLVKAAGAQVLRGGAFKPRTGPYSFQGVGVEGLKMMADAGERHGLLTITEVMTPEYVDVCAEYADILQVGTRNMQNFDLLRALGTCGRPVLLKRGFSATYDELLNAAEYILAGGNRDVMLCERGIRTFETYTRNTLDLSAIPVLQGLSHLPVISDPSHGTGRRELVEPMAKASVAAGANGLIIEMHTDPDNSMTGDGVQSLFPDQFDNLLRDLEKLAPLVGKKFSSQVAVPVV, encoded by the coding sequence ATGATCGTTATTACATCCAATCAAACACCGGAGGAACAAATCAACGACATTATCGCAGTAATTGAGAAGGAGGGCCTTCAGGCGCACCTTTCCAAAGGAGCGGACCGTACGGTCATCGGTCTGGTAGGCAGTGTAACCCCGAAGCTTGCGGAGCATCTTCGCCAAATGAAGGGCGTAGAGAATGTAGTCAAAATCTCCAAATCCTATAAGCTTGCGAGCAGAGACTTTCATCCGGATGATACGGTCATCGAGGTTAAAGGAGTTAAGATCGGCGGAGAGCATCTGGCTATCATGGGCGGCCCGTGCGCCGTGGAATCACCGGAGCAGATTGACGAAATTGCAAAGCTCGTAAAAGCGGCCGGAGCACAGGTGCTTCGCGGCGGAGCGTTCAAGCCCCGCACCGGACCTTACAGCTTCCAAGGAGTCGGCGTGGAAGGGCTGAAGATGATGGCGGACGCTGGTGAACGCCACGGCCTGCTGACCATCACAGAGGTTATGACGCCAGAGTATGTTGACGTGTGCGCGGAATACGCAGATATTCTTCAAGTGGGCACGCGGAATATGCAGAACTTTGATCTGCTGCGCGCGCTTGGCACCTGCGGCCGTCCAGTACTGCTGAAACGCGGTTTCAGCGCGACATACGACGAGCTGCTGAATGCGGCCGAGTACATTTTGGCCGGCGGCAACCGGGACGTTATGCTCTGCGAGCGCGGTATCCGCACCTTCGAGACCTACACCCGCAATACGCTGGATCTCTCGGCAATTCCTGTCCTTCAAGGACTGAGCCATCTGCCAGTTATTTCCGACCCGAGCCACGGAACGGGCCGCCGCGAGCTGGTGGAGCCTATGGCCAAAGCGTCCGTAGCCGCAGGCGCCAACGGTCTGATTATCGAAATGCATACCGATCCAGACAACTCCATGACGGGAGACGGAGTCCAATCCCTGTTCCCGGACCAATTCGACAACCTGCTGCGCGATCTGGAGAAACTGGCTCCGCTGGTCGGCAAGAAATTCTCCAGCCAAGTGGCCGTACCGGTTGTTTAA
- a CDS encoding response regulator → MRKVWQVVIMGCHPTSMLGTKLILEEAGNLIVLGTYSNWEEGAAMVKEEQPELVLLDYCMPDDMIETILPGMKKETSASHFVVMTDREGRELLLPLLKLGASGIISKGASPSQLLQMIEGLREGFLSMPLDWLEMGIWPISPSEEGDILLKLTPTERFIMERIVQGITYDKIATEIEVSRRSIDNYLRKIYVKLEVSTRAQAIEKYALYSRQVRHVYA, encoded by the coding sequence ATGAGGAAGGTTTGGCAGGTAGTGATTATGGGCTGTCATCCCACGAGTATGCTGGGAACGAAATTGATACTGGAAGAGGCGGGAAATCTGATTGTACTCGGAACCTACTCCAATTGGGAGGAAGGAGCCGCCATGGTGAAGGAGGAGCAGCCGGAGCTGGTGCTTCTGGACTACTGTATGCCGGATGACATGATCGAGACAATACTGCCCGGGATGAAAAAAGAGACTTCGGCGTCCCATTTTGTCGTTATGACCGACAGAGAAGGCAGGGAACTGCTATTGCCGCTGTTAAAATTGGGCGCGAGCGGCATTATATCGAAAGGAGCGTCGCCCAGCCAGCTGCTGCAGATGATCGAAGGACTGAGGGAAGGCTTTCTATCCATGCCGCTCGACTGGCTGGAGATGGGGATCTGGCCAATCAGTCCGTCCGAAGAAGGAGACATCCTGCTGAAGCTTACCCCGACCGAGAGATTTATTATGGAGCGGATCGTTCAGGGAATCACCTACGATAAAATAGCGACGGAGATTGAAGTGAGCCGCCGATCCATTGACAATTATCTGCGCAAGATTTATGTTAAACTCGAAGTTTCCACGCGGGCGCAGGCAATTGAGAAGTATGCGCTGTATTCGCGTCAGGTCCGACACGTGTACGCATAG
- a CDS encoding phosphodiester glycosidase family protein has translation MITPVKRVNRFFMLVTAPFIGLLLCLTLYQPSFTLKLETQRFAPSAGPVQLTSGIKDQLDKAQDTATYTIHAVSSSAKRYMETTAAMNAIVDKAKTQAGRPESIYNRRITAKLGFPYDTINSSRISIELYRVNPGSYTGYALKIKLKDKTAMTMSLGEGGPGSSETTLQAANRYGAVAGINAGGFADQDGKRYPLSTTIVGGQYLTGFEPSYKDLSFVGLNKEGRLIGGKFHSREQLDELKPAFGASFVPVLLQDGYKTEIPAKWEISPRRAPRTAIGKYKDNQLLIIVAEGYNENGSSGATLEEIQDKLYRMGVSDAYNLDGGGSTSLVFNGRVVNKPSDGALRPVPTSFLFFK, from the coding sequence ATGATAACGCCGGTCAAAAGAGTGAACCGTTTCTTTATGCTCGTTACCGCCCCGTTCATCGGCCTGCTGCTGTGCCTGACGTTGTATCAGCCGTCATTTACGCTGAAGCTGGAAACGCAGCGGTTTGCGCCTTCTGCGGGTCCTGTGCAGCTGACGTCCGGAATCAAGGATCAGCTGGACAAAGCCCAGGACACTGCCACTTACACTATCCACGCCGTAAGCTCCAGCGCGAAGCGGTACATGGAAACGACCGCCGCTATGAATGCGATTGTGGATAAGGCCAAGACACAGGCGGGCCGCCCGGAGTCGATATACAACCGGCGAATTACGGCCAAGCTTGGCTTTCCGTACGATACCATTAACAGCAGCCGGATTTCGATAGAGTTGTACCGGGTCAATCCCGGTAGTTATACAGGCTACGCGTTGAAGATCAAGCTCAAGGATAAGACAGCGATGACCATGAGTCTCGGAGAGGGAGGTCCCGGCAGCTCGGAAACAACGCTCCAGGCGGCCAACCGGTACGGAGCCGTCGCCGGCATCAACGCCGGAGGCTTTGCCGATCAGGACGGCAAAAGATACCCGCTCAGCACCACGATCGTGGGCGGTCAATATTTAACGGGCTTTGAACCCAGCTACAAGGATTTAAGCTTCGTTGGGCTGAACAAGGAGGGGCGGCTGATCGGCGGGAAGTTTCACAGCCGAGAGCAGCTCGACGAGTTGAAGCCGGCGTTTGGTGCCTCCTTTGTGCCGGTGCTGCTGCAGGACGGTTACAAGACGGAAATACCCGCGAAATGGGAGATATCCCCGAGACGTGCGCCGCGCACAGCAATCGGCAAATACAAAGACAATCAGCTGCTTATTATCGTAGCCGAGGGCTACAATGAGAACGGCAGCTCGGGAGCTACGCTGGAGGAAATTCAAGACAAGCTGTACCGGATGGGCGTAAGCGATGCCTATAATCTGGATGGCGGGGGTTCCACCTCGCTAGTATTTAACGGGCGAGTCGTGAACAAGCCGTCGGACGGCGCTCTGCGGCCGGTACCGACAAGCTTTTTGTTTTTCAAATAA
- the trmL gene encoding tRNA (uridine(34)/cytosine(34)/5-carboxymethylaminomethyluridine(34)-2'-O)-methyltransferase TrmL, with protein MALHIVLVEPEIPANTGNISRTCAATGTHLHLVRPLGFRTDDATLKRAGLDYWHAVHIEYHDSFGEVLEMYPDGRFFYATTKADKRYTDYSFQDGDFFVFGKETKGLPESILNAGRETTMRMPMTGDVRSLNLSNSAAIIVYEALRQLNFPGLT; from the coding sequence ATGGCACTTCACATTGTACTGGTAGAGCCGGAGATTCCGGCCAACACGGGGAACATTTCCCGCACCTGCGCGGCAACCGGCACCCATCTGCATTTGGTGCGTCCGCTCGGTTTCCGTACCGACGATGCTACACTAAAGCGGGCCGGACTGGATTATTGGCACGCCGTTCACATTGAATATCACGATTCTTTCGGAGAAGTCCTTGAGATGTATCCGGATGGACGTTTCTTTTATGCAACGACCAAGGCTGACAAGCGGTACACCGATTATTCTTTTCAGGACGGCGACTTTTTTGTATTCGGCAAAGAAACGAAAGGATTGCCGGAGAGCATCCTGAATGCGGGACGGGAAACAACGATGCGTATGCCGATGACCGGAGATGTAAGATCGCTGAATTTGTCCAATTCGGCAGCAATTATCGTATACGAGGCACTCCGGCAGCTGAACTTTCCGGGGTTGACCTAA
- the glnA gene encoding type I glutamate--ammonia ligase has translation MSVEKVLQTIKENNIEWVDFRFVDLGGRAHHIALPAAAVDEETFVNGVAFDGSSIAGFRGIEESDMVMMPDTTTTYVDPFTAHPTLNIMCDIFTPDGERYERDPRGIAVKAEEYLQKSGVGTAAFFAPESEFFIFDDVRYESGMNSSSYFVDSEEAVWNSNRKEEGGNLGFKVGVKGGYVPVAPVDTQQDIRSEMCRLLAEAGLVIERHHHEVATAGQAEINFRFDTLKKTADNLLTYKYIVQNTARQYGKVATFMPKPIFGDNGSGMHVHQSIFNGDSPLFYEKGGYANLSEMALNYIGGILYHAPALIALTNPSTNSFKRLVPGYEAPVNLVFSKGNRSAAVRIPVAAVTPKGCRIEFRTPDTTANPYLAFSAMLLAGLDGIKKKINPVELGYGPLDKNIYELPNEEKAKIRSVPGSLNEALDALEADYEFLTEGGVFTKDFIDNYIELKRGEAQAVAIRVHPHEYSLYFDV, from the coding sequence ATGTCGGTTGAAAAAGTGTTGCAAACGATTAAAGAGAACAACATTGAATGGGTAGATTTCCGCTTTGTTGATTTGGGTGGACGGGCCCATCATATTGCTTTGCCGGCTGCTGCTGTTGACGAGGAGACCTTTGTAAATGGCGTAGCTTTTGACGGTTCTTCCATCGCCGGGTTCCGCGGAATTGAAGAGTCTGACATGGTAATGATGCCGGATACAACTACTACATATGTTGATCCTTTCACTGCTCATCCTACGCTCAACATTATGTGTGACATTTTTACTCCTGACGGAGAGCGTTATGAGCGTGACCCGCGCGGTATCGCAGTTAAAGCGGAAGAATACTTGCAAAAGAGCGGCGTAGGTACCGCAGCATTCTTCGCACCTGAATCCGAGTTCTTCATTTTTGACGACGTTCGTTACGAGAGCGGAATGAACAGCTCTTCCTACTTCGTTGATTCCGAAGAAGCGGTCTGGAACTCGAACCGTAAGGAAGAAGGCGGCAACCTCGGCTTTAAAGTAGGCGTCAAAGGCGGTTATGTACCGGTTGCTCCGGTTGATACTCAACAAGACATCCGCAGTGAAATGTGTCGACTGCTGGCTGAAGCCGGACTGGTTATCGAGCGTCATCACCATGAAGTTGCTACAGCTGGACAAGCTGAGATCAACTTCCGCTTCGATACACTGAAGAAAACTGCCGACAACCTGTTGACTTACAAATACATCGTGCAAAACACTGCCCGTCAATACGGCAAAGTGGCAACTTTCATGCCAAAACCGATCTTTGGCGACAATGGTAGCGGCATGCACGTTCACCAATCGATCTTTAACGGCGACAGCCCGCTGTTCTATGAAAAAGGCGGATATGCTAATCTGAGCGAGATGGCTCTGAACTACATCGGCGGTATCCTGTATCATGCTCCGGCACTGATCGCTCTGACCAACCCGAGCACGAACTCCTTCAAACGTCTGGTTCCTGGCTACGAAGCTCCGGTTAACCTGGTATTCTCTAAAGGTAACCGTTCCGCAGCAGTTCGTATCCCGGTAGCTGCCGTAACACCTAAAGGTTGCCGCATCGAGTTCCGTACTCCGGATACCACGGCTAACCCTTACCTGGCCTTCTCCGCAATGCTGCTGGCTGGTCTGGACGGCATCAAGAAGAAGATCAACCCAGTTGAGCTTGGCTATGGCCCGCTCGACAAGAACATTTACGAACTGCCAAATGAAGAAAAAGCGAAAATCCGCAGCGTACCGGGCAGCCTGAACGAAGCGCTCGACGCTCTGGAAGCTGACTATGAGTTCCTGACAGAAGGCGGCGTCTTCACTAAAGACTTCATCGACAACTACATCGAACTGAAACGCGGCGAGGCTCAAGCGGTTGCCATTCGTGTTCATCCGCATGAATACTCCCTGTACTTCGATGTATAA
- a CDS encoding carbohydrate ABC transporter permease — protein MKQSKSAKVLSYAVVTLLLVLYIVPLLLVFNVSFKSFTEYLLNPIGLVSDIQWNNYKDAWTQGNFSNYFLNSLLYTGVATVLTLIVSLFGAFPVARNYVRWSGLIYLFFLLSQFLPNPMVAQFKLMLAMKQEFGFVGYDTKLGYILLKTSGTGIVFMMFTGYIKSISRELDEAAGMDGCGYSRYLFQIVLPLMKPVIATGVILTAIGIWNDFVGPVMYLPSPANYPITFGLKEFRGQYGNNWPMLACGIMIVSTPLIVLYTFIQKYIVDGALAGAVKA, from the coding sequence ATGAAGCAATCGAAATCCGCCAAAGTTCTCTCTTATGCGGTCGTGACTCTTCTGCTTGTGCTTTATATCGTGCCGCTGCTGCTTGTATTTAACGTCTCTTTTAAATCCTTTACGGAATATCTTCTTAACCCTATCGGTCTCGTGTCCGATATTCAGTGGAACAACTATAAAGACGCGTGGACGCAGGGGAATTTCTCCAATTATTTTCTGAACAGTCTGCTGTACACGGGTGTAGCGACGGTATTGACGCTGATCGTCTCGTTGTTCGGAGCTTTTCCGGTAGCCAGGAACTATGTGAGATGGAGCGGGCTGATCTATCTTTTCTTTTTGCTGTCGCAGTTTTTGCCCAATCCGATGGTGGCCCAGTTCAAGCTGATGCTCGCCATGAAACAGGAATTCGGCTTTGTGGGCTATGATACGAAGCTGGGATATATTTTGCTGAAAACAAGCGGCACCGGCATCGTGTTCATGATGTTTACCGGTTACATTAAATCGATCAGCCGGGAACTGGATGAGGCTGCCGGAATGGACGGTTGCGGCTACAGCCGGTATTTATTCCAGATCGTGCTGCCGCTGATGAAGCCGGTGATTGCCACGGGCGTCATTTTGACCGCAATCGGCATTTGGAATGATTTTGTCGGCCCGGTGATGTATCTGCCAAGTCCGGCGAATTATCCGATTACATTCGGGCTCAAGGAATTCCGCGGGCAATACGGAAATAACTGGCCGATGCTGGCCTGCGGCATTATGATCGTCTCCACGCCGCTGATCGTGCTGTATACCTTTATTCAAAAATATATTGTGGACGGCGCTCTTGCCGGCGCGGTGAAAGCCTGA
- a CDS encoding ABC transporter substrate-binding protein yields MFKKLSVVMLSSMLLFTLTACGSGNNGAANGTNASSTAAAGDPTAKPASVEKKVIKILHWKQENINKAIEEINKKFEEKYPEYKVEYTTTGPDDEYKQAQRARITAGDVDILADLSGMRLSPKEWTPGAKVPDWQQWIDSGLIADLSDQPFVKNYNANDISKAGTYNGKVYALPTGKVAMSGFFYNKEIFEQNGLAVPTTWTEFIKALDTIKSKNIIPIVVAGKDVWPLKLPVFGLQAKILGGGDQEKWIEGVWKGETKYNDKEAVEVLDKMKTLQDKYIIEGFMGIDYATAPSIFATGKAAMIADGTWDAPTIATANPDLKFGFFPIPATEDAAKNKSLVGKYDVTWYAAEKGPNKEGAIKWLEFFSEPENYSAYVQAAGFLPTQDNIQTNSEFIDKELSPYLTGGFELAYEILMINRDNVGEHLAAEGVHTEYLAPGGEFKTAKELADVQQKEWEAAAPK; encoded by the coding sequence ATGTTCAAGAAGCTTTCTGTGGTTATGTTGAGCAGTATGCTCCTGTTCACCCTAACGGCATGTGGAAGCGGCAATAACGGTGCGGCGAACGGGACCAATGCTTCGAGCACTGCAGCCGCCGGCGACCCAACCGCAAAACCGGCATCTGTGGAGAAAAAAGTGATTAAGATTTTGCATTGGAAGCAGGAAAATATCAACAAAGCGATTGAGGAAATCAACAAGAAATTTGAAGAGAAATACCCCGAATATAAGGTGGAATACACGACAACAGGTCCAGACGATGAGTACAAACAAGCGCAAAGAGCAAGAATTACCGCTGGCGATGTGGATATCCTAGCCGATCTGTCAGGCATGAGATTGTCGCCGAAGGAATGGACCCCGGGAGCCAAGGTTCCGGACTGGCAGCAATGGATTGACTCCGGTCTTATCGCCGATCTCTCGGACCAGCCATTCGTCAAAAATTACAATGCGAACGATATTTCAAAAGCAGGGACTTACAACGGCAAAGTTTACGCGCTGCCGACCGGCAAAGTCGCAATGTCCGGATTTTTTTACAACAAAGAAATTTTCGAACAGAACGGCCTAGCTGTCCCAACGACATGGACTGAATTTATCAAAGCACTCGATACAATAAAATCCAAGAATATTATTCCGATTGTAGTGGCCGGTAAAGATGTATGGCCTCTAAAACTGCCGGTATTCGGCCTGCAGGCGAAAATTCTGGGCGGCGGCGATCAGGAAAAATGGATTGAGGGCGTATGGAAGGGCGAAACGAAGTACAACGACAAGGAAGCTGTGGAAGTGCTCGACAAAATGAAAACGCTTCAAGATAAGTATATCATCGAGGGATTCATGGGTATTGACTATGCGACAGCGCCTTCCATCTTCGCGACCGGCAAAGCGGCGATGATAGCAGACGGAACCTGGGATGCTCCGACGATCGCGACGGCCAATCCGGATTTGAAGTTTGGTTTCTTCCCGATTCCGGCTACGGAAGATGCGGCCAAGAACAAGTCGCTTGTCGGCAAATACGATGTAACCTGGTATGCGGCTGAAAAGGGCCCGAACAAAGAAGGAGCGATAAAGTGGCTGGAATTCTTCTCAGAACCGGAAAATTACTCTGCGTATGTTCAAGCGGCAGGCTTCCTGCCGACTCAAGACAATATTCAAACGAACAGTGAATTTATCGATAAAGAACTTTCTCCTTATCTGACCGGCGGTTTCGAGCTTGCCTATGAGATTTTGATGATTAACCGCGATAATGTCGGCGAGCATCTGGCTGCCGAAGGCGTTCATACCGAATACCTTGCCCCTGGCGGAGAATTTAAAACGGCAAAAGAATTGGCTGATGTTCAGCAAAAAGAATGGGAAGCCGCTGCTCCCAAATAA
- a CDS encoding carbohydrate ABC transporter permease: MYPFGKGISRFVPFLLLLIPLALYVMFYFGPSVMTVIYSFTNITNVPGNGMKFIGLDNYHDVFFSGNSGERVDSIIRTLYFMFIVTVVQNGVALLVAVIINQKLKGDYFFRSVFFLPVVLGVAVVALVWSMMFDPLSGPVNQLYNALFGYKDMFFGSFTHAFRYIIFVQIWMYMGYSMLIFLAGLQSVPKELYEAGYIDGTTKWQSFRHITFSLIAPSFTVNMLLSIIGAMSTFDIILATTDGRFNTRTMAYDVYKETFRGSLEMGLPSALSVVQFLIILVFVIVAVKQMRKREVEY; the protein is encoded by the coding sequence ATGTATCCATTCGGGAAGGGCATATCGCGGTTTGTGCCGTTTCTGCTGCTGCTAATCCCTTTGGCACTGTATGTTATGTTCTATTTTGGACCTTCGGTGATGACGGTTATTTACTCTTTTACAAATATAACGAATGTGCCCGGAAACGGGATGAAATTTATAGGTCTTGATAATTATCATGATGTCTTTTTCTCCGGAAATTCAGGCGAGCGGGTGGATTCAATCATTCGGACGCTTTATTTCATGTTCATCGTAACGGTTGTGCAGAACGGTGTCGCGCTGCTTGTGGCCGTCATCATTAACCAGAAGCTCAAGGGCGACTATTTTTTCCGGTCCGTATTTTTTCTTCCGGTTGTTCTCGGGGTAGCGGTTGTGGCTCTGGTCTGGAGCATGATGTTCGATCCGCTCAGCGGTCCGGTCAATCAGCTGTATAATGCGCTGTTCGGTTACAAGGACATGTTCTTCGGAAGCTTTACCCACGCCTTTCGCTACATTATATTTGTGCAAATCTGGATGTATATGGGGTACTCGATGCTGATCTTTCTGGCCGGTCTGCAATCGGTGCCGAAAGAATTGTATGAAGCGGGCTATATCGACGGAACAACCAAATGGCAATCCTTTAGGCATATTACCTTTTCGCTGATTGCTCCCTCTTTTACGGTCAACATGCTTCTCTCGATTATCGGGGCGATGTCCACCTTCGATATTATATTGGCGACAACCGACGGACGCTTCAATACCCGAACGATGGCCTATGACGTCTATAAGGAGACCTTCCGCGGCAGTTTGGAAATGGGCTTGCCCTCCGCTCTTTCCGTTGTGCAGTTTCTGATTATACTTGTCTTTGTCATCGTTGCCGTCAAACAAATGCGCAAGAGAGAGGTGGAGTACTGA
- the serC gene encoding 3-phosphoserine/phosphohydroxythreonine transaminase, with protein sequence MLSKRAYNFNAGPAALPLEVLERAQAEFVDFRETGMSIMEMSHRGAVYESVHNEAQERLLSLLGNPQGYKVLFIQGGATTQFAMIPLNFLSEGKVGSYVMTGSWADKAFKEAKIAGGAHVAATSEDKKFLAIPDLGSIKPADNAAYLHITSNETIEGTQYSEFPDTGSLPLIADMSSDILSRAFDVNKFGLIYAGAQKNLGPSGVTVVIAKEELIAESPSNIPTILRYSTHYKNNSLYNTPPSYSIYMVNQVLKWIEEQGGLAGVEAKNRDKAGLLYNTIDGSGGFYRGVAELGSRSIMNVTFRMQSEELEKKFIKASEQEGFVGLKGHRSVGGLRASIYNAVPYESIKALTDFMSHFQKTQG encoded by the coding sequence ATTTTGAGCAAGAGAGCTTATAATTTCAACGCCGGTCCGGCGGCTTTACCTCTTGAGGTGCTGGAGCGCGCACAGGCGGAATTCGTCGATTTCCGGGAGACTGGAATGTCGATTATGGAAATGTCGCACCGCGGAGCCGTATACGAATCCGTTCACAACGAAGCGCAGGAACGTCTGCTTTCGCTTTTGGGCAATCCGCAGGGCTATAAAGTATTATTCATTCAAGGCGGCGCCACGACACAGTTCGCCATGATTCCGCTGAATTTCCTCTCCGAAGGCAAAGTGGGCAGCTACGTAATGACGGGAAGCTGGGCCGATAAAGCGTTCAAGGAAGCCAAAATCGCGGGTGGAGCTCATGTTGCGGCTACATCCGAAGACAAGAAATTCCTTGCCATCCCGGATCTCGGTTCGATCAAGCCTGCGGACAACGCAGCCTACCTGCACATTACTTCCAACGAAACGATTGAAGGCACCCAGTATAGCGAGTTCCCGGATACCGGTTCTCTTCCGCTGATTGCGGATATGTCGAGCGATATCTTGAGCCGCGCGTTTGACGTTAACAAGTTCGGACTGATTTATGCCGGCGCGCAAAAAAATCTCGGACCTTCGGGTGTGACCGTTGTGATCGCGAAAGAAGAGCTCATTGCTGAATCTCCTTCCAACATTCCGACAATCTTGCGTTACAGCACCCATTACAAAAATAACTCTCTCTACAATACGCCGCCATCCTATTCGATCTACATGGTTAACCAAGTCCTGAAATGGATCGAAGAGCAGGGCGGCTTGGCCGGCGTCGAAGCGAAGAACCGCGACAAGGCCGGATTGCTGTATAACACCATCGACGGCAGCGGCGGGTTCTACCGTGGCGTAGCGGAGCTGGGCAGCCGCTCCATCATGAACGTTACGTTCCGGATGCAGTCCGAAGAGCTGGAGAAGAAATTTATCAAGGCTTCGGAGCAGGAAGGCTTCGTCGGTCTTAAAGGACACCGCAGTGTAGGAGGACTTCGCGCTTCCATTTATAACGCCGTTCCTTATGAGAGCATCAAGGCGCTGACCGATTTCATGAGTCACTTCCAGAAGACTCAAGGCTAA
- a CDS encoding fibronectin type III domain-containing protein, giving the protein MGIYDDGSNRSNDRLFLLRISLTVSADNIGVTGYDIYRDGAMVGSTTGATTYTDTGLTANTAYSFTIKAKDAAGNVSAASSALTVTTRPAIAGVFTYSVT; this is encoded by the coding sequence ATGGGAATATACGATGACGGTTCCAACCGGAGCAACGATCGATTATTTCTTTTACGTATATCACTAACGGTTTCGGCGGATAACATAGGTGTAACGGGGTACGATATTTACAGGGACGGCGCTATGGTTGGATCGACAACCGGCGCAACGACGTATACGGATACGGGCTTGACGGCTAACACCGCTTACAGCTTCACGATCAAGGCGAAGGATGCGGCGGGCAATGTATCGGCGGCAAGCTCCGCGCTGACCGTAACTACACGTCCCGCCATTGCGGGAGTCTTTACTTACAGCGTTACGTAA
- a CDS encoding AbrB/MazE/SpoVT family DNA-binding domain-containing protein has protein sequence MKPAGVVRKVDQLGRIVLPKSLRKRYQMNEGDPVEILVQGDHIILERYRPKCVFCGSMEEVSEYKDRYICGQCLGEMTQLQRHA, from the coding sequence ATGAAGCCTGCTGGTGTAGTGCGCAAGGTGGATCAGCTCGGCAGAATTGTTCTGCCCAAATCCCTGCGTAAAAGGTATCAAATGAATGAGGGGGACCCTGTTGAAATTTTGGTTCAGGGGGACCATATCATTTTGGAACGTTATCGTCCAAAATGCGTATTTTGCGGTTCGATGGAAGAGGTTAGCGAATATAAGGATCGTTACATTTGCGGCCAATGCCTGGGTGAAATGACCCAACTGCAAAGACACGCTTAA